In one Euzebya rosea genomic region, the following are encoded:
- a CDS encoding potassium channel family protein — protein MYAVIAGGGKVGRAIAGDLLAEGNEVAVIEMIPERLEALQQRHDLLVIAGDATDVRYLEQTRLQRADVFVATTRTDDVNYVSCQLAKISFDVPRVLSRVNSPRNEALFQTMGIEAVSTTTLISRLIREQATVGELIHLYTLRAGQVNLVEIDVPHDFPGYKRNVSELTLPMESVLVCVFRGEATLIPRGDTRLAAGDQVIALTTPDLEDALRASILDPTAP, from the coding sequence ATGTACGCCGTCATCGCCGGCGGCGGCAAGGTCGGGCGCGCCATCGCCGGCGACCTGCTGGCCGAGGGCAACGAGGTCGCGGTCATCGAGATGATCCCCGAGCGGCTCGAGGCGCTGCAGCAACGCCACGACCTGCTCGTCATCGCCGGCGACGCCACCGACGTGCGCTACCTCGAGCAGACCCGCCTGCAGCGCGCCGACGTGTTCGTGGCGACCACCCGCACCGACGACGTCAACTACGTCTCCTGCCAGCTGGCCAAGATCTCCTTCGACGTGCCACGGGTGCTGAGCCGGGTGAACTCGCCGCGCAACGAGGCGCTGTTCCAGACCATGGGCATCGAGGCCGTGTCGACCACGACGCTGATCTCCCGCCTGATCCGCGAGCAGGCGACGGTGGGCGAGCTGATCCACCTCTACACCCTTCGGGCCGGCCAGGTGAACCTCGTGGAGATCGACGTCCCCCACGACTTCCCCGGCTACAAGCGCAACGTCAGCGAGCTGACCCTGCCGATGGAGTCGGTGCTCGTGTGCGTGTTCCGGGGCGAGGCCACCCTGATCCCCCGCGGTGACACCCGCCTCGCCGCCGGCGACCAGGTCATCGCCCTGACCACGCCGGACCTCGAGGACGCGCTGCGCGCATCGATCCTGGATCCCACGGCACCATGA
- a CDS encoding sensor histidine kinase, giving the protein MLRRTRYLLPLAMMLAALVGAAGRSAMWWVVPLLGLAGLGLDALLLRISEERLRGVADQVVKFASDVEQPQTLTAEGGREWQRLVQALNDVATVLRDRFESLRDERERVQRVLDAIPASVMLFTDGVLAYANPAARDTFALPEDLVDLTPMRALGVAGLAEAVREVLETDRVVDVSVTRNGRELEANLSRIAVNEVAIVVTDLTDIRRVEHMRRDFVANASHELKTPVTGMQALADSLTMAMERDPERARTMAERVQLEATRLAQLVRDLLDLTRLEEGVDGRGQRRVDVTELAEAQVERARETAEARGIRLAFDATPDVSVIGYPEDLKVIIGNLVLNAIQYNRDGGRVEVKVRRRASEVMVRVTDTGIGIPEADQDRVFERFYRVDKARSRAAGGTGLGLALVRHAVERHKGKVRVSSVLGEGSTFTVMLPVDGGTSEG; this is encoded by the coding sequence ATGCTGCGCCGCACCCGTTACCTGCTGCCGCTGGCGATGATGCTGGCTGCCCTCGTCGGGGCGGCCGGTCGCTCGGCCATGTGGTGGGTCGTCCCGCTGCTCGGCCTGGCGGGCCTGGGGCTGGACGCCCTGCTGCTGCGGATCTCCGAGGAACGCCTCCGGGGCGTGGCCGACCAGGTGGTGAAGTTCGCCTCCGACGTCGAGCAGCCGCAGACCCTCACCGCCGAGGGCGGGCGCGAGTGGCAGCGGCTGGTCCAGGCGCTCAACGACGTGGCAACGGTGCTGCGCGACCGCTTCGAGTCCCTCCGCGACGAACGCGAACGGGTGCAGCGCGTGCTCGACGCCATCCCCGCGTCGGTGATGTTGTTCACCGACGGTGTGCTGGCCTACGCCAACCCCGCGGCCCGCGACACCTTCGCCCTCCCCGAGGACCTCGTCGACCTGACCCCGATGCGGGCCCTCGGGGTGGCCGGCCTGGCCGAGGCCGTCAGGGAGGTGCTGGAGACCGACCGGGTCGTCGACGTCTCCGTCACCCGCAACGGGCGCGAGCTGGAGGCCAACCTCAGCCGCATCGCGGTCAACGAGGTCGCGATCGTCGTGACCGACCTGACCGACATCCGCCGGGTCGAGCACATGCGCCGCGACTTCGTCGCCAACGCCTCCCACGAGCTGAAGACGCCCGTCACCGGCATGCAGGCGCTGGCGGACTCCCTGACCATGGCGATGGAGCGCGATCCGGAACGGGCCCGCACGATGGCCGAGCGGGTGCAGCTGGAGGCGACCAGGCTGGCGCAGCTGGTCCGCGACCTGCTGGACCTCACCCGCCTGGAGGAGGGCGTCGACGGCCGCGGCCAGCGGCGGGTCGACGTCACCGAGCTCGCGGAGGCCCAGGTCGAACGGGCACGGGAGACCGCCGAGGCGCGCGGGATCCGCCTGGCCTTCGACGCGACCCCCGACGTCAGCGTCATCGGCTACCCGGAGGACCTGAAGGTCATCATCGGCAACCTGGTCCTCAACGCCATCCAGTACAACCGGGACGGCGGTCGGGTCGAGGTCAAGGTCAGGCGCCGCGCGTCGGAGGTGATGGTGCGTGTCACCGACACGGGGATCGGCATCCCCGAGGCCGACCAGGACCGGGTGTTCGAGCGGTTCTACCGAGTCGACAAGGCGCGCAGCCGGGCGGCGGGTGGCACCGGCCTCGGGCTGGCGCTCGTGCGCCACGCCGTCGAGCGGCACAAGGGCAAGGTGCGCGTGTCCAGCGTGCTCGGCGAGGGATCGACGTTCACGGTCATGTTGCCCGTCGACGGCGGGACCTCCGAGGGCTGA
- a CDS encoding potassium channel family protein: MHIIVGGCGRVGADLAERLSDEGHDVVVIDASDESFRRIGTTFNGEALVGDITDKEVLSRAGVERADALAAVTPSDNANLMAVQIAKELFDVPNTVARLFNPQREPSYRKMGIRYVPETSMIVSAIRNDLEPESFPVHLSRADDDVSLVEVTIGDHGRGVSVAEVERDGDARVAKLQRGVRMQIPRLDDRFRNGDLVVCSVKRSGERRLRHLLLGRD; this comes from the coding sequence ATGCACATCATCGTTGGAGGTTGCGGGCGCGTGGGCGCCGATCTGGCCGAACGGCTCAGCGACGAGGGCCACGACGTCGTGGTCATCGACGCGAGCGACGAGTCGTTCAGGCGGATCGGCACCACGTTCAACGGCGAGGCGCTGGTCGGGGACATCACCGACAAGGAAGTCCTGTCGCGCGCCGGCGTCGAGCGGGCGGACGCGCTGGCCGCCGTCACCCCCTCCGACAACGCCAACCTGATGGCGGTGCAGATCGCCAAGGAGCTCTTCGACGTCCCCAACACCGTCGCCCGACTGTTCAACCCGCAGCGCGAGCCCAGCTACCGCAAGATGGGGATCCGGTACGTGCCCGAGACGTCGATGATCGTCTCGGCCATCCGCAACGACCTCGAGCCAGAGTCCTTCCCGGTGCACCTGTCCCGCGCCGACGACGACGTCTCGCTGGTCGAGGTCACCATCGGCGACCACGGCCGTGGGGTCTCGGTCGCCGAGGTCGAGCGGGACGGCGATGCCCGCGTCGCGAAGCTGCAGCGGGGCGTGCGCATGCAGATCCCCCGGCTCGACGACCGCTTCCGCAACGGCGACCTGGTCGTCTGCTCGGTCAAGCGCAGCGGGGAACGTCGCCTGCGCCACCTGCTGCTGGGGAGGGACTGA
- a CDS encoding response regulator transcription factor, with translation MPKIMVVEDEPAIVDALEYGLSAEGFEVVSAMDGKASMEMFDRERPDLVLLDLMLPGMPGTEVCKQLRSTSAVPIIMLTAKDSEIDKVVGLELGADDYVTKPFSMREVAARVRAVLRRGADWDLPDMGAPLEVQAVRIDPERHEVSVRGELVDLPPKEFALLELLVRNAGRVMTRDLIIDRVWGADYVGDTKTLDVHIKRIRGRIEHDPRNPELIVTVRGVGYKFTD, from the coding sequence ATGCCCAAGATCATGGTGGTCGAAGACGAACCCGCAATCGTCGATGCGTTGGAGTACGGCCTGTCGGCCGAAGGCTTCGAGGTGGTGTCTGCCATGGACGGCAAGGCCTCCATGGAGATGTTCGACCGAGAGCGCCCCGACCTGGTCCTGCTCGACCTGATGCTGCCCGGCATGCCCGGCACCGAGGTCTGCAAGCAGCTGCGCAGCACGTCGGCCGTGCCGATCATCATGCTGACGGCCAAGGACTCCGAGATCGACAAGGTGGTCGGCCTCGAGCTGGGGGCCGACGACTACGTCACCAAGCCGTTCTCGATGCGTGAGGTGGCTGCACGGGTGCGTGCCGTCCTGCGGCGCGGCGCCGACTGGGACCTGCCCGACATGGGCGCGCCGCTGGAGGTCCAGGCCGTCCGCATCGACCCCGAGCGCCACGAGGTGTCGGTCCGGGGCGAGCTGGTCGACCTGCCGCCCAAGGAGTTCGCGCTCCTCGAGCTGCTGGTCCGCAACGCCGGCCGCGTCATGACCCGCGACCTCATCATCGACCGGGTCTGGGGCGCCGACTACGTGGGGGACACCAAGACCCTCGACGTGCACATCAAGCGCATCCGCGGACGCATCGAACACGACCCGCGCAACCCCGAGCTGATCGTCACCGTCCGAGGGGTCGGGTACAAGTTCACCGACTGA
- a CDS encoding TrkH family potassium uptake protein, producing MTLTLRPDLGDLATIARLVSRVVLVVSLAMLVPSLLGVVNGERDAAAVMLFGAAVGLLLSGIAELLLPAVDDVTWGEGMVAAGLSWLVAPLVCALPLYASGYFPTFLHAYFDAMSALTCAGLSVLNDLDHLPDSLNLWRHLMQFMGGQGIILVVLTFFAGGGGAVGMYAGEAREDKILPNVRRTARFIWRASLVYFAIGGSALTIALIGDGMALWPAAFHATNLFFAAFDTGGFAPRSSSVGYYHSAAVEGVLIVLMVAGALSFALHYRLWQGDAKEMRRNLETKVLAVTFTLLSTMMFAGLVTELVHEDFVATLRRGLFQMVSAHSGAGFASVPGALFSSAWGVLAPGALILAMTIGGMSGSTTGGIKAIRLGLVGKQLARVARQVALPRDAVVVSRYHHLSSHVLNPDVARAATMVLLLFGALYFSGTAVGLFYGYPLEESLFESTSAAAGVGLSVGITSPTMPAPLMATYVAQMYLGRLEFISALALMGYIHSMVRGTR from the coding sequence GTGACCCTCACCCTCAGACCCGACCTCGGCGACCTGGCCACCATCGCGCGCCTGGTCTCGCGCGTGGTGCTGGTCGTGTCCCTCGCGATGCTCGTCCCGTCGCTGCTCGGGGTGGTCAACGGCGAACGCGATGCGGCGGCGGTCATGCTGTTCGGCGCCGCGGTCGGCCTGCTGCTCAGCGGCATCGCCGAGCTGCTGCTGCCCGCCGTGGACGACGTCACCTGGGGCGAGGGCATGGTCGCCGCCGGCTTGTCGTGGCTGGTCGCCCCGCTGGTGTGCGCACTACCGCTGTACGCCTCCGGGTACTTCCCGACGTTCCTGCACGCCTACTTCGACGCGATGTCGGCGCTGACGTGCGCTGGCCTGTCGGTCCTCAACGACCTCGACCACCTGCCCGACTCGCTCAACCTGTGGCGCCACCTGATGCAGTTCATGGGCGGCCAGGGGATCATCCTCGTGGTCCTGACGTTCTTCGCCGGCGGAGGTGGCGCCGTCGGCATGTACGCCGGCGAGGCCCGCGAGGACAAGATCCTGCCGAACGTCCGCCGGACGGCCCGGTTCATCTGGCGCGCCTCGCTGGTCTACTTCGCCATCGGCGGGTCTGCCCTGACGATCGCCCTCATCGGCGACGGCATGGCCCTCTGGCCTGCGGCCTTCCACGCCACCAACCTGTTCTTCGCGGCGTTCGACACCGGTGGGTTCGCCCCGCGGTCGTCCTCGGTCGGCTATTACCACTCCGCTGCGGTGGAGGGCGTGCTGATCGTCCTCATGGTCGCGGGCGCCCTCAGCTTCGCCCTGCACTACCGGCTGTGGCAGGGCGACGCGAAGGAGATGCGTCGCAACCTGGAGACCAAGGTGCTGGCCGTCACCTTCACGTTGTTGTCGACGATGATGTTCGCCGGCCTCGTGACCGAGCTGGTGCACGAGGACTTCGTGGCCACGCTCCGACGAGGGCTGTTCCAGATGGTCAGCGCACACAGCGGCGCCGGCTTCGCCTCGGTCCCCGGTGCCCTGTTCTCCAGCGCCTGGGGGGTCCTCGCCCCCGGCGCGCTGATCCTCGCGATGACCATCGGCGGGATGTCCGGTTCGACCACCGGTGGCATCAAGGCCATCCGCCTGGGGCTGGTCGGCAAGCAGCTGGCCCGGGTCGCCCGCCAGGTCGCCCTGCCCCGTGATGCCGTCGTCGTCAGCCGGTACCACCACCTGAGCAGCCACGTCCTCAACCCCGACGTCGCCCGGGCCGCGACGATGGTCCTGCTGCTGTTCGGCGCGCTCTACTTCTCCGGGACCGCCGTCGGGTTGTTCTACGGCTACCCCCTGGAGGAGTCGTTGTTCGAGTCGACCTCGGCAGCCGCTGGCGTGGGGTTGAGCGTCGGGATCACGTCACCGACGATGCCGGCCCCGCTGATGGCCACCTACGTCGCCCAGATGTACCTGGGTCGGCTGGAGTTCATCTCGGCCCTCGCCCTGATGGGCTACATCCACTCCATGGTGCGGGGCACCCGATGA
- the phoU gene encoding phosphate signaling complex protein PhoU, with amino-acid sequence MTIPDHPAQPDEGPRAEQSVEERTIRAMGMLRVDYHVALLHVEDDLLRLGRAVEAAVVPATDALLQGDVEEAQRIISRDDAIDLGTHEAEDVVHGLITRQAPIADELRLLLSLLSLARSVERIGDYTVNIAKLTRGLRGWGPDDLTAQVREMALAAERAVRTALDLFSRRDPRGVEQMAEVEDRLDRLRDGLIGRLMTHAAEGTGATEWAIMMIQVARHLERIGDHGVGIAEKGQWITTGERRPPRAARG; translated from the coding sequence ATGACCATCCCCGACCACCCCGCGCAGCCCGACGAGGGCCCCCGCGCAGAACAGAGCGTCGAGGAGAGGACCATCCGCGCCATGGGCATGCTGCGAGTCGACTACCACGTCGCGTTGCTGCACGTGGAGGACGACCTGCTCCGCCTCGGCCGAGCCGTCGAAGCGGCCGTCGTGCCCGCCACCGACGCCCTGCTGCAGGGTGACGTCGAGGAAGCCCAGCGGATCATCAGCCGCGACGACGCCATCGACCTGGGCACCCACGAGGCCGAGGACGTGGTGCACGGCCTGATCACCCGCCAGGCACCGATCGCCGACGAGCTGCGCCTGCTCCTGAGCCTCCTCTCCCTCGCCCGCAGCGTCGAACGCATCGGCGACTACACCGTGAACATCGCCAAGCTGACCCGAGGACTGCGCGGGTGGGGTCCCGACGACCTGACCGCACAGGTCCGCGAGATGGCGCTGGCCGCCGAACGCGCGGTCCGGACGGCGCTGGACCTGTTCAGCCGTCGGGACCCGCGTGGGGTCGAGCAGATGGCCGAGGTCGAGGACCGGCTCGACCGCCTGCGGGACGGGCTGATCGGGCGACTGATGACCCACGCCGCCGAGGGAACGGGGGCCACGGAATGGGCGATCATGATGATCCAGGTCGCCCGTCACCTGGAGCGGATCGGCGACCACGGGGTCGGGATCGCCGAGAAGGGCCAGTGGATCACCACCGGCGAACGCCGCCCGCCCCGCGCCGCTCGCGGCTAG
- a CDS encoding choice-of-anchor B family protein produces the protein MSRTNAILCALLLLGTLAFASPFQAMWTTDQLRDHDHKSAAMQGSPSAVLAGVTEPLGAAECTGGVAAVTAEIAFSCEGVDLLAFVPVAGLGQEFYGDSSPEKLEGSDVWGWTSPTTGEEYVLMGKTNSTAFFRIVTDADTGLPTLENLGELPNPATEFSVWKDIKVRGNHAYIVAEASAHGMQVFDLTTLDGLDVDPTREHAALAHYRDASNTSHNIVINPDTDFAYIVGGTSGNTVNDVLCGRGGLHFVDISDPAVPTSAGCSALDLYVHDAQCVTYHGPDTRFTDHEICFNAAEEWVSIVDVTDKAAPVRLGLFPYTRSSYVHQGWLTEDHRFFLLGDETDEQTFGFNTRTMIFDFEDLTAPQLPVEYFGPTTAIDHNMYTRDGLLYQSNYAAGLRILDTEGLYDGGTLAEIAHFDVFPDHDNASFVGTWSNYPYFDDGVVAVNAYDGLFLLQVDADLLAAEAFVPGE, from the coding sequence GTGTCGCGTACCAACGCCATCCTCTGCGCCCTGCTGCTGCTGGGCACCCTCGCCTTCGCCAGCCCCTTCCAGGCGATGTGGACCACCGACCAGCTGCGCGACCACGACCACAAGTCCGCCGCCATGCAGGGATCCCCGTCGGCCGTGCTGGCGGGCGTGACCGAGCCCCTCGGCGCCGCCGAGTGCACCGGTGGCGTGGCCGCGGTCACCGCCGAGATCGCCTTCTCCTGCGAGGGCGTCGACCTGCTCGCGTTCGTGCCGGTCGCGGGCCTCGGGCAGGAGTTCTACGGCGACAGCTCACCGGAGAAGCTGGAGGGCAGCGACGTGTGGGGCTGGACCTCGCCCACGACCGGCGAGGAGTACGTGCTGATGGGCAAGACCAACTCCACGGCCTTCTTCCGCATCGTCACCGACGCCGACACCGGCCTGCCGACCCTGGAGAACCTCGGTGAGCTGCCCAACCCGGCCACGGAGTTCAGCGTCTGGAAGGACATCAAGGTCCGCGGCAACCACGCCTACATCGTGGCCGAGGCATCGGCGCACGGCATGCAGGTGTTCGACCTGACCACCCTCGACGGCCTCGACGTCGACCCGACCCGCGAGCACGCCGCCCTCGCGCACTACCGCGACGCGTCCAACACCTCCCACAACATCGTCATCAACCCCGACACCGACTTCGCCTACATCGTGGGCGGCACCTCCGGGAACACCGTGAACGACGTGCTGTGCGGTCGCGGTGGCCTGCACTTCGTCGACATCTCCGATCCGGCGGTCCCGACCTCGGCTGGCTGCTCGGCGCTGGACCTGTACGTCCACGACGCCCAGTGCGTGACCTACCACGGTCCCGACACCCGGTTCACCGACCACGAGATCTGCTTCAACGCCGCCGAGGAATGGGTCTCCATCGTCGACGTCACCGACAAGGCCGCGCCCGTGCGCCTGGGCCTGTTCCCCTACACCCGGTCCAGCTACGTCCATCAGGGCTGGCTGACGGAGGACCACCGCTTCTTCCTGCTGGGCGACGAGACCGACGAGCAGACCTTCGGCTTCAACACCCGCACGATGATCTTCGACTTCGAGGACCTGACCGCCCCGCAGCTGCCGGTGGAGTACTTCGGCCCGACGACGGCCATCGACCACAACATGTACACACGCGACGGGCTGCTGTACCAGTCCAACTACGCCGCTGGCCTGCGCATCCTCGACACCGAGGGCCTCTACGACGGTGGCACCCTGGCCGAGATCGCCCACTTCGACGTGTTCCCCGACCACGACAACGCCAGCTTCGTGGGGACCTGGTCCAACTACCCCTACTTCGACGACGGGGTCGTGGCGGTCAACGCCTACGACGGCCTGTTCCTGCTGCAGGTCGACGCCGACCTGCTGGCCGCCGAGGCGTTCGTCCCCGGCGAATGA
- a CDS encoding TrkH family potassium uptake protein has translation MLIRPDAGDFRLILLYTARVVYGVGLAMIVPTVVAMAFGERMDAWSFVLAASLAIGIGRLAEMGLRTRRPLNTSHALASVASSWLVVPLFGALPLVLSGHYVSYLDAYFEAMSGFATIGLTLANDLDHMSRSINLWRHLMQFIGGQGIVVIVLTAFSSGAARLGTLYSGEGREDVILPNIVRTARFIWRVALVYGVIGTGVLWAALIAAGLGVGEALYHGVNLFMAAFDTGGFSTQSSSVAFYRSQLVESVLLVIMTAGAFSFALHYQLWQGRRRELLANTETRTVFLSTLLLLAIASLGLARTETFTGFFEMYRHTLFQVVSAHTTTGLATVPGRLFVTDWGALAPASIVAAMAVGGMAGSTAGGIKGIRLGVVLKGLKADVRRVLLPENAVVMETYHAGVRKIVQGPQVRDAALLLLLWLGLYLVGALVGLFYGYPLELSLFESTAAASSGGLSIGIVRPDLETPLKLVYIAQMMVGRLEFIAVFALIGYAVSVVRGKV, from the coding sequence GTGCTGATCAGGCCCGATGCCGGCGACTTCCGGCTGATCCTGCTCTACACCGCCCGCGTGGTGTACGGCGTCGGCCTCGCCATGATCGTGCCGACCGTCGTGGCCATGGCGTTCGGCGAACGCATGGACGCCTGGAGCTTCGTGCTGGCGGCGTCCCTCGCCATCGGCATCGGAAGGCTCGCGGAGATGGGCCTGCGGACCCGACGCCCGCTCAACACCTCCCATGCGCTGGCGTCGGTGGCGTCGTCGTGGCTCGTGGTGCCGCTGTTCGGTGCGCTGCCCCTCGTCCTGAGCGGGCACTACGTCAGCTACCTGGACGCCTACTTCGAGGCCATGTCGGGGTTCGCCACCATCGGGCTGACCCTGGCCAACGACCTGGACCACATGTCCCGCAGCATCAACCTGTGGCGCCACCTCATGCAGTTCATCGGTGGCCAGGGCATCGTCGTCATCGTCCTGACGGCGTTCTCCTCCGGCGCCGCACGGCTGGGCACGCTGTACTCCGGCGAGGGTCGCGAGGACGTGATCCTGCCCAACATCGTGCGGACCGCCCGGTTCATCTGGCGGGTCGCGCTGGTGTACGGCGTGATCGGCACCGGTGTGCTGTGGGCGGCCCTGATCGCCGCCGGCCTCGGCGTCGGCGAGGCGCTGTACCACGGCGTCAACCTGTTCATGGCGGCCTTCGACACCGGCGGCTTCTCCACGCAGTCCTCCAGCGTCGCGTTCTACCGGTCGCAGCTGGTCGAGTCCGTGCTGCTGGTCATCATGACGGCGGGGGCGTTCAGCTTCGCCCTGCACTACCAGCTGTGGCAGGGGCGCCGCCGCGAGCTGCTGGCCAACACCGAGACCCGCACCGTGTTCCTGTCCACCCTGCTGCTGCTGGCGATCGCGTCGCTGGGCCTTGCTCGCACCGAGACCTTCACCGGGTTCTTCGAGATGTACCGGCACACGCTGTTCCAGGTGGTCAGCGCCCACACCACCACGGGACTGGCGACGGTGCCCGGCCGCCTGTTCGTCACCGACTGGGGTGCGCTGGCGCCCGCGTCGATCGTGGCCGCGATGGCCGTCGGCGGCATGGCCGGGTCCACCGCGGGTGGCATCAAGGGCATCCGCCTCGGCGTGGTCCTCAAGGGCCTCAAGGCCGACGTCCGCCGGGTGCTGCTGCCCGAGAACGCCGTGGTGATGGAGACCTACCACGCCGGTGTCCGCAAGATCGTCCAGGGGCCGCAGGTCCGTGACGCCGCCCTCCTGCTGCTGCTGTGGCTGGGGCTGTACCTCGTCGGCGCGCTCGTGGGGCTCTTCTACGGCTACCCGCTGGAGCTGAGCCTGTTCGAGTCCACCGCCGCCGCGTCCTCGGGCGGCCTGAGCATCGGCATCGTCCGGCCCGACCTGGAGACCCCCCTGAAGCTGGTCTACATCGCCCAGATGATGGTCGGTCGCCTGGAGTTCATCGCCGTCTTCGCCCTGATCGGCTACGCCGTGTCGGTGGTCAGGGGCAAGGTGTGA
- a CDS encoding 4-hydroxy-3-methylbut-2-enyl diphosphate reductase, whose amino-acid sequence MSATSPRTVLLAAPRGFCAGVDRAIEIVDIALEHYGAPVYVRHAIVHNTHVVADLESRGAVFVEDEDEVPEGGVIVFSAHGIPPEVRERAAARGLDQIDATCPLVTKVHFEAREYAEKGMSIILIGHEGHQEVVGTMGQAPESINLVETPEDVAQLDLPDPTKVAYVSQTTLSVDETTGIIAAIKERYPLARGPKGDDICYATQNRQDATKVLSERSDLVLVVGSENSSNSQRMVEVALGHGAAAAHLIDDASHIDPAWLEGVDTVGLTSGASAPDQLVTGVIEWLQAQDRGAVVERLDVVEEDMHFALPAKLRNLPVVGV is encoded by the coding sequence ATGAGCGCAACTTCTCCCCGTACCGTCCTGCTGGCCGCGCCGCGCGGGTTCTGCGCCGGTGTCGACCGGGCCATCGAGATCGTCGACATCGCCCTGGAGCACTACGGCGCCCCCGTGTACGTCCGGCACGCGATCGTGCACAACACCCACGTCGTCGCCGACCTCGAGTCACGCGGCGCGGTGTTCGTGGAGGACGAGGACGAGGTGCCCGAGGGCGGGGTCATCGTCTTCTCGGCCCACGGCATCCCCCCGGAGGTCCGCGAACGGGCCGCTGCGCGTGGCCTGGACCAGATCGACGCGACCTGCCCGCTGGTCACCAAGGTGCACTTCGAGGCCCGTGAGTACGCCGAGAAGGGCATGTCGATCATCCTCATCGGCCACGAGGGCCATCAGGAGGTCGTCGGCACGATGGGGCAGGCGCCGGAGTCCATCAACCTCGTCGAGACCCCCGAGGACGTCGCCCAGCTCGACCTGCCGGATCCCACGAAGGTCGCCTACGTCAGCCAGACCACCCTCAGCGTCGACGAGACGACCGGCATCATCGCGGCCATCAAGGAGCGGTACCCGCTGGCCCGTGGGCCCAAGGGCGACGACATCTGCTACGCCACCCAGAACCGGCAGGACGCCACGAAGGTGCTCAGCGAGCGCAGCGACCTCGTGCTGGTCGTGGGCAGCGAGAACTCCTCCAACTCCCAGCGCATGGTCGAGGTGGCCCTGGGCCACGGCGCAGCGGCGGCCCACCTCATCGACGACGCCTCCCACATCGACCCGGCGTGGCTGGAGGGTGTGGACACCGTCGGGCTGACCTCCGGCGCCAGCGCCCCCGACCAGCTCGTGACCGGCGTGATCGAGTGGCTGCAGGCCCAGGATCGTGGCGCCGTCGTCGAACGCCTCGACGTGGTCGAGGAGGACATGCACTTCGCCCTGCCGGCCAAGCTCCGCAACCTGCCCGTCGTCGGCGTCTGA
- the nth gene encoding endonuclease III, which produces MTDSSDATPSVPATGRPLDRDSGKTLRAPVIVDRLMATYEGGVIELDHSSPFELLIATVMSAQSTDKKINEITKTLFVKYRTPEDYLSVPEEELQTDIKSSGFYRQKTKSIRGICQALIEDFDGEVPLRMKDLLTLPGVARKTANVVLAGSAPEALLEDPDAGIAVDTHVTRLSKRFGFTRNDDAVRIEKDLMRLFPRELYGPASLVIILHGRRVCDALRPRCGSCVVEDLCPSSLIAGRRDKAKQARAVGTD; this is translated from the coding sequence ATGACTGACTCCTCCGACGCCACCCCCTCCGTGCCCGCCACGGGCCGTCCGCTGGACCGCGACAGCGGCAAGACGCTGCGGGCACCCGTCATCGTCGATCGCCTGATGGCGACCTACGAGGGCGGGGTCATCGAGCTCGACCACTCCAGCCCCTTCGAGCTGCTGATCGCCACGGTCATGTCCGCGCAGTCCACGGACAAGAAGATCAACGAGATCACCAAGACGCTGTTCGTGAAGTACCGCACCCCCGAGGACTACCTGTCGGTCCCGGAGGAGGAGCTGCAGACCGACATCAAGTCCTCGGGCTTCTACCGGCAGAAGACCAAGTCGATCCGCGGGATCTGCCAGGCGCTCATCGAGGACTTCGACGGCGAGGTCCCGCTGCGGATGAAGGACCTGCTGACGTTGCCGGGGGTCGCCCGCAAGACCGCCAACGTCGTCCTCGCCGGCTCCGCACCGGAGGCCCTGCTGGAGGACCCCGATGCCGGCATCGCCGTCGACACCCACGTGACGCGGCTGTCCAAGCGGTTCGGCTTCACCCGCAACGACGACGCGGTCAGGATCGAGAAGGACCTGATGCGGCTGTTCCCCCGGGAGCTGTACGGCCCGGCCAGCCTCGTCATCATCCTGCACGGTCGACGGGTCTGCGACGCCCTGCGTCCCCGGTGCGGCAGCTGCGTGGTCGAGGACCTCTGCCCGTCCTCGCTGATCGCGGGACGCCGCGACAAGGCCAAGCAGGCGCGCGCCGTCGGCACGGACTGA